The nucleotide window CTAAAAacccctgaggaggaaaaagagagaaggaaagacaaaattaTTCCATACCCTATAGAATACTCAGCTTAGAAAACCTGTCAGTCCACCAcagcagaaaacatcttttaCAATTTCTGTAGTTTCAAGTATGATAGGGACTCCAATCTCAACCTGTATTCTATCAATCCTTGAAATGCTAAACGTACGATCTGCTAGGTTTACTTAAAAGATTAAACAAGTAACAGCCATTCTCCTTTGGACTTTGAGAGAACTCTTTGTGTTTTTCCAGATCTAAAGAATATGATTTATCCAATAAGCAACAGTATTTACCTTCTTCCAAATAGTGCCGCATCTCTATTTTGCAAATTCATGAACAGCATTTGAAATTCAATAAGAACTTTACAGGACCCTTGGACAGTTAGGAGGGGCAGCCTATTACTGACTACTCAAAACctttaaatggtatttttttcaaattcatatACCTACAAAACTGTTTTGCAaagatataaaataataaaaaactgGCATACCTTCTGGATACTTGTGAACTCTTTATTAACTTCCTCTAACTTATTAGCTATTTGCTCCACTGACTTCTCCAAATCTTTTAACTTCTTTAATTCAGCCTCTTCTTCTGGACTATTCTGTGTATTCAAAAGTACAACATTCACAACCATGGAACAAATAGAGACACTACGCAGCTAAAAAGCAGCAACAGTGGTGATACAGACATAAAGGCTTCTGCTGATTTAAAATACGTACTACACTGTGGTCATTCTTTCCATATTTTAATATCTATCAAATAAGCTTCTGCTTCCAAAGCTTAATTACAAATACAGTCAAAGCAGCAATGTATATAAACACATTAAATGAGATGAatttgaagggaaaaaggaaaactcttttttttttttttgttagcttaGCATTTTTAAAGTAGAGGTAACATTTATATCATGAGATATTACCTTGTCCTCTACTTGGCAAAGCCAGCCACAGCTCATTGCACTAGAAATAACCCAGCAGACTCAGTAgctacaggggtttttttggttgggttttttttttaaacagaaaaataagatgaGCGGATAAGGTCATCAGTGCACAGAAGGTTCAGGAGCAGTGACAAGCAACAGATTAGGCAGAATTTTGTCAATAATGTAAGGCAGAAGTCAGTCAACAATGTAATTTCAGAAATGTATAAACTGCAGAGTTATATGCAGTACAACGTGAGACTGAACTCAACTTTGTGGGTAGGTATATGAGATTAGGTTTTATGCTATAACCTGTTTCTGTGTTCCACAGTTGAATCACTGACAGAAATGATAATAATTtaaggaaacaacaaaaaaaagggtcCAAAGGCAACACTTACCCTCTTCCCGATCAACATGACTTTGCAACCATTTTTAACACCAAGTGCTGACAATGGTTGTTCCAAATCTTTCAGAGACCTCCctaaatggaaaataagagaggggaaaaaacagttaaaatataGTTAGTGGCATAAGAATGtctttttgaaaacattcagAACATGAACACCTGAAAGTGACTAAGATGAAAGGCATCATCCATAAGAAACTTTGACAGATTTATAAGTTACCTTTGTATATCAGTTTCTGAAAAGGAACTGGAACACCAGTGACTTGTTCAATTAGTACAGCCATGTCTTGTAGTGTAGGTTCACCATCTTCTTGTTGAGAAGCCACCTGAATACTGTGTTTTTCATTACCTAACAAAAAAACAGAGTAACAGTAATACTTATTGTTACCTAGAAAATAGTACAGGGAATCCATTTCtaatatttatttccattagTGCAGAAAGTTCTCAAATCACTGATTCTCATGTACAATCATAATTTTCAATCAAAGGATTCTATTGTATTTCCTTCCTCTTGGAGTGACTTATCTCGgctgaaaattttgttttacattcTAACAACCTGAAGAGTTTGATCAGGCGTAGTCTACTGGCATAATGCTCCTGCTAAATGTAATTCCCCACCTCTTTTTAAGAGTGCAGATGGTGTCCAGACATCCCACAAGCTAAAGCATAAAAGCCCACACCTTCCTGATGCATTCCATTTCCTGCTTGTAGGAATTTCTAATGGCAAGCTGAGGGAACGTGAATGCATAATGGGGAATCTGAGACAACTTATCACTTCCTTTCCTCCCTACTCCTCATACACGAGAAGCAAGCGATCAATGCCTACCCTGCCTCCCCTCCACCAGCCACCTGAGAGAATTCGCACAGtccaaaaattatttctccccATAATACTGCTGATATGCAGCCTTAACCACTTTGAGAAGTCTCAGCCTATACGTCACCCTCCACTTATGGAGCATCTTATGCAGACTCCCTAAGATTACTTGCATGCAAACAGCAGGAAGTTCTTAGAAAAAAGGATTACGTCTATTCATCTCTGCTTTGCAATAAACCCTTCCTGTAACCCTCTGCTCCCACTCACTTAAGGCCTTTCAATCTGAAAGCGCTCACAGGAATCAGCCACCACTGGCTGCAAGGGAAATCAAAACAGGCATTTTTTACTTTGCAAGAAGAGAGAACTCCTTAACAAATACCAGAAATAAAACTATTCTCATGCCACTAATTTGAAGTGCGTGTATCTTTTACGAAGAAGAGTGCTAGAAACATCTAGCCTGTTCCAGCTCCCAAGGGTCACATGACAAGTGACACTGTGGCCTCAAAAACTTGCAGCTCCAacaatatttcttcatttcaaaatggTTCTAAGCTCAAAATCACATTATACAAACTCCCTCCCAAGCATTTTCCATAAACAGACCTTCTTCCCaatttgttttgggggggggggaagaaaaaaaaccccaaccaaacccaaaaattTAGGGCTTAACCTCAATATATTTCAAAAGGTTGTTCTGGTATATACAACTGCTTTGTGTAAGGGCTGTGCCTGTCAGCAgctgagagaaaaaagcaaacagcacaTGGGGAAGAGAACAGGTGAAGTTTGCCTAGCACTAGAAACAGCTTTAATTACAAATTACAAGTACCACTTTGGTCAGACTGTAACAAAAATCTTACTGTAAATTCACAGCAGAGTGAAATCACCATGCAAAATACCTGACGGGTTAGACCTGGTATCACAGTTTATTAGTTTGCTTCAgtaaatgacaatactaattTAAAGTAACCACTAGGGCAAAATTccaaagtctttaaaaaaaaaaaagcctaaatacatttaaaaaacaggtcAATTCAATTTCTCGCAGATAGTCTAGTGATACATGCGGGCCTACTATCATTCTCTTTCTTGACCCTTATTTCAAtctttccccactttcactcatGCATGAAAACTTTAATAAAAACGTTTGTGCTATGTAGTAAAGCAGCATCTGACAGCAACAGGTATAAATCAGACAGCTGAAGTCCAAGATGAACAATGCCTTCTATTTGCTCCTGTAATTACCAGATAAGAACACCTGGAAAGATAAAAACCTTCTCAGATAAGAAGACTGTTGGCAAACAGCAAGATGTTGGAATTATAAATATGTTAATATCATTAAGTTATTGTCATCTTTGTAAATGGAAATGCCTCAGATCAAATGGAGCTCTCTGAAGGCATCGATAAGCACAAGCATCATGAAGATTCAAACAGATTATTCCACAAAGTTCCTCACCAAAGACTCTTAGATAAAACTGCCAGGTGATAAAGTaacattttcacaaaataatCTAACAGTTTGAAAACACGAATGAGCAAGCAGAAATAAACAGTAAGCTCCAAAGGTGGAAAGAACGTCACCAACATAGTGCaaaaggagcaggagcagaatTTATTattcaataattaaaaaataacccaTAAAAAATTAACAAGTTTTGTTAACAAAAAACAGCTGATGAATACCTTGCTGATTTAATACCTTACTATCCTTCCCATTCCTCCTACTGCCTCACCTAGATCCACTTCATCAAAATTTAACCATGGTATTTCCcatcttatttttaagaacCCTGGAGTCCAGGCTATTCGTACCTCTTCGCAGtaactttttatatttatttgcagACTTAACGACATCTTGCCTTccactttcttctccctcctcctgttttttttttcccgaggaaaaaaaaaagctcaaccGTGTCAGCTGGCCTTTGAGTAACCTGCTTCATCAGGTCAGCACCCAGCCGTCCTCCTGAAGAAACCACTGCTTTCTGTTGCGATCTTGCAGCTCGCTAACCGCCAAACCTTCAAGCTTATTCAACCAACAAGAGGAGAGCCCAGCGGGCAGCGCCTGCTTTTAACGCACAGGGCTGAATTCAGCGGCAGACTTCATCTAAATGGAGATTACTACCAAAAAAGCGACCTCTGTCTGCCCTGTGCTCTCTGGCAAGGACAGCCTCGTCGCCTGTTCCCACCATCATCCTTACAGTAGATCTAACCCCGTGCGGAGAGTTTGATCACCTTGTGGACATGGAAAAAGCCatttcttatttattatttttttcccccgctTCTGTTGGATCGGGTTAAGTGATCCAGCCCGAGGGGGCCGGTGGGGAGACGCGGCCAGCAGAGTGAAACCTCGAGTGGATCGAGACCAGGCTAAGCGGAGGGCGAgccgtgtcccccccgccccgaggaCCGAGGCCGAGGCAGGCCCGGCCGCTGCCgccatccctctcaccccagCGGCTGCCGTTCAGAGGCGAGGCCGGCGGGGGCGGCAGGGAAGGCCGGCCCCGGAGGAGGCCGCCGAAGCGCCGGGGACCGGCCCGCACGGTCCACGCCGGGGGAAGCCGccctcggctcggctcggcgggAGGCGAGACCCCCGCCCagcccctccgctcccccggTTCTTACTGTAAGTGACGGTGACGGTAACCGGGGCTCCGGGCGCCGCCATCTCACCCCGCCGTGAGGAAACCGTCCGGCGGGCGCGCGCCGGCAGCGCGTCACTTCCGCGCCGCGCCCCTCCCctctggcagggaaggcggACGTGACGCCGGCAGGCGGCGGGGGCTGTTGTTGACAGGGCGTCATCGATGACgtttttgcgggggggggggtgggggggcggctGTTTTTTTTCCCGTGAAGGGGACGGAACCGGCCTCCAGCTGTGGAGAGGCCTCTGCTCGAGCAGCACCGGGCACGGATGAGAAGGGGGAGGGCAAAGCCCAAATTAACGGCCAGAAACACCACACGAAGGCGTCAGCTAATCTACGTGATTTTATGTCTCCATAGAATACATAAAGTTAGCGATAACCCTATTTATTACAGCTTCCCAGAAGGTTACAAGGATGGTAGCGTAAAAGTCTCGAGACAGCAGTagtttaaaaattgctttcGATTCTTTTATCAAACGAGCATAGTAATAAGGGAGCTATTTTACAGAGAGTGAGCAGCGACGCACAGTCTCGGTTTCGAGAAAGAGAAACATAATACAGAGTCAAAATAAACCTCAGCTATCGACAGCCACCACTAACTCTTCACATCATACTTTGTCCAGAAGACACAGAAATCAAAACCTGTCAGACTTGACTGCTTCCACTGAAGGGAACTGTGCCGAATTTTCCATTAATAGAAAAGTCAGTAGCAGAGCAActttcttcaaagaaagaacACCACCAGCCATTGATATTGCCTTCTAAGATGTAGTGATATTAAGGTTACACTGGAAGGACAAGTTCtccaggatttaaaaaaaaattcttaacgTGATTTGTAAAGTGTAGTTCATTATATCCATTGTGCTTTTGAAACGTTTATGTTGCAGGGATCTTTGGCAATCCAAATTCATCCACCAATACACCATcctggaagaaagggaaagaagcaaCAGGTTAACAACTCTCCACCAGCCAGAACGTTTCACAAAAGTTTCCTTACAATTTCTATAAAGTGATATATCTGTAATTGCCCCTGTGTGACAGCTGGGGTCAAAATAAGAGCAACGGTGTTCTCCCTCACTATGAAGCTGTATTAAAGCcccaaaagcaaacacacagaAGACTTTCTTACATTCTTAAGAAAAACTGTAGTAGGAGCTGTAATAGTACACTTCATTCTACTGGCAGTCGGACAAtgttagaatcacagaatcgtttaggttggaaatgacctttaagatcatcgagtccaaccatcaacccaagaccaccatgcccactaaaccatgtcctgaagtgcctcgtCTATGTGgttttttaataacttcagggatggtgactccaccgcttccctgggcagcctgttccaatgcctgacaaccctttcattaaagaaattttttctaatatcccaTCTAACAGGAGTTACAAAATGCCATTTTAgctctttaaaatataataaagagCATTCAGTACACTGTACTGTCTCATATATAGCATCCAAAATATGTAAAACATTAAGCACATTTTCTTGTTCAAAATATTAAGGATTCCAAACATCAAGTAACCAACACAAATGTGACtaatccaaaacaaaaaaaatacatgtattttgcttttaaagaagaaaggacTCACTTTGTTTTTCGTGTCAGTAGGAGTGACATCTGGGATTGCTGGAGCAGATGCAGCTTCATCTAAGTAGGAATTGTCTTCATCAGCTAAAAGCTCATCACCTAACGCATCCAGTTCTGGAATTGAATTATGTCGGTTGAAAAATTATGCAAGGAATtccttttgcaaaagaaaattcactcTTACAGAGAAACAGGATTCATACTGAATGCTTACATTCATACTCATTCAGCATTATTTAGTCATCAGTCAggaatatacacacacacacacacacacacaatggCGAGAACCTTCTTTCCATCATTGTAGCATTCCATCAGTGTATCTCTCATGTTTGTCTCATACTCTTGTTACTGCTCTTAAAGGAAATGCAgcttttatgtttaaaaaagtgattaaaactttttttttaaacacacttcAAGTATTTGactaatgaaattaaaaatcactgtaTGACTGCATGATGATTTTTACATTCAGTAACGTAAAAATCATCCTCCACCTTCCTCACCTGCTTCCAAGTCATCTTCATCAATCTCTGGTGTTCCATAGCTGCGACTCAGTGCCTCCTGGACTTCATTGGCTTCTTCCATCATATCCTCTAACTGATCTTGTATGTCCTGAAGCAAGAAACAATTTCAACTGGTCCATACTTTATAGTTTTAGTTAAACTTATCAGAGATTAATCAAATTCAGTTTAATAATTCCAACATACAAGGCACTCAAATTTGTTAATGCATAAACTGTTTTTTGAAGCAGCATTAATACAAGTCAAGACACATGCGTTCAGGACTATAGTGTGGCCTTAACTACtattaaaattacaataaatgTATGAGGTAGAAAAAGAGGAACCTTGAAACAACATCTCTGCAAAATCCTCTTGTTTTAAGTATTCTTCAGGGTAAATTGAAAACCTCTAATAAAATACCCAGAGTCCAGCATCATCTTGAAAAGCAGGAGAGTTTGAAATCTAGAGAAATTAAATCTACCATCTGGAGAATAAGCACTAACCTGACTTGTGCCACAGCAAAATTTAGAAGATACTTTAGCATACCTCTTGGCACTATACTTGGTAAAACTAAGGAGACAATACTTGCCTAAAGGTTTACAATGCAGGCCATATATAAAAACAGCATAGGAAAGAGGACTTAAAGGAATTCAGCACTGGCATTTGATAAGAGTTTAAGTACAGCATACTTTATATTTAGAGATCTTACAGGGgttttttatgcattttctgAAGACAGGCTCAGGCCTTGCAGACttcttgaaattaaattttttgtttggtttttggcggggggggggggtttgcttgttttggggtttgggttttgttttttttaatcaggcgCTACCTTGAACTGGGGGAGCAAAGGACTAATGTGCGTGTTGctaacatggaagaaaaaaaaaaaaagacgacaaAAAAGCCATAGCAGGAAGTATTCACCAACAATTATGCTGAAgtacagaggaaagaaagggagaggttAAAGATTAGGCCAGCAAGGAAACAACAATCAGTGCAGTAAGGCCAAAAACTGACTGTGCAGTACCAGAGAAATCGGGAAGGGATTATGATGGTGTTCCCATAATAAAGGGAGGCAAACTCATGTGAACAGTCAGCTTACATTTAAGTTACATAGTCCACTTGTCACTATTTTAGTACACTGTTTCTGTGCTTTAATAACTTAAACTATAGAAGCTCACCTCAATTTGATCAATTTTGACTTGCTTGTAagctttcttcatttctttcaccCCCAGTTTCATTGCATCAACCTAGAATAGAGCCAAAAAACATGCTTGTATCTGATGTAGCataaacaaattaaacaaatgTGAGATTAATATACTGGTACCGTTGTCTTTGTATCCTTCAGTGCCTGAATAGTGTAATTAGCTTGTTCCATATTAAAAGACTGCTGTGATAGATTATCCCTCTGTTGTTCATACCTGttaaaaacaatgcaaataatggctttAAAACACCACACTATTTATTGCCAcaaaaattcttaatttttttaaaaattgaaaaatcagCAGCAGTAGTCTAAAGATAGGAACAGATGGTcgtttttgttggttttttttttttaatttcttataaaCAATCACAGAATAAACAGCTTCATAAAAATCTGGCCATACGCATTTATGTGTATTTAAAGTGGACAAAGTGACTCCTGAACTAAGCTTCTGTTTTAGCTGACAGCAACACCGTATTTGTATAGGCTAACACAGTAGGTGAGGATACAGCAAAAGTTTTAATCGCTATAAGCTAGAGATGCATGCCATTGCTCACTAATGCTGTAAGCAAAATGGAAGAGATGCAGGTTATCCAAACCACAACGGCTCTGCACTGGAGCTTTGCAGGGccgggaggagggggaggataGGGTAGCAAAAGGAAACCATTAAGGCTAAccagaaagaagagggagactttaaaaaatcaagaaatcaTCCTTCTCAAAGCTAAACTTGTATCCAATCAAGAATGTAAAGTGTGTCaagttaaatataaaaatgaaagcataaaaACGAACAGTGAGTCCTTCTTCAAACCCAAGGCAGAACATCTGCAAGACAAGGATGATCTGAATACAGAACAGCTTCTGGACAAAGAATGACTAAATAAATTACTGTTCAACAACATGGAAAAGATATGATGATAGCCTATTGTGAGGGGCCCAGTGACTGTAAATAGAGGAACAACTATCAAGTAAGATTAGCAGGCAGCATaggtaaaaaaatgaaaaaaaaaaaaccaaaaccaaacaacaaaaaaccaaacaaaacaaagcagtccTTCTCATCACATCTAACTATTGCATTCCTTACCATAGGATGTTTTGGATGGTAAGAGTTCACAAATACTTAGCAAGTAATTGAGCAAGTCTGCAGAGGTACAATTCATCTGAGGGATATGAAATACAAGACGAAGGAGTTTTGGCTCAGATAGCATCTAAGAGATTTGCAGTTCAGGGAGTGTAAGATATTCCAGCGAAGCACCCCTGAACACTTGCCATGTTCTGGCATTCTTTCCTTTGTATTTGTTGCTGGACACTTTTCAAGACAGTATAGTAGACTAGACCAGACCACAGGATCATCTATCCCGTCTATTCTGTTTTTTTGCATAGACACAATTACCTGTGCTACATGTGCTCAAGTCCTACAGGGTGTCCACAGAGAACAGGTAAATTTCCAGTAAACCAGACCAAGATCATTAAGTACACGATCTACAGTACTCAATTAATAATATAAAATGAGGCACTGTCAGAAAGTTTAGGACCCAAGCATAGCTTTAATAGTGAGCAGATTTAGGTCAGCTTGTCCCAATCCAAATTTATATGCTCACATACAAGTAAGGCAGAAATATGCTGATGCAAAATCTGTAAGGAGACGCTTCTGAAAGGCCGGCTAGCttgttcagcatttttctttaaagaatgcTCAGAAGCAAGAGTACTGGAAAGATAAATGAAAGCGTGCCATCccctttaaagaaaacaggctTTCATTAATCCCAAACTGAGAAAGGTTTAAACTTACATTCGCTTCTGCTTTAACACTCTCAATGCTTTCTGCTTTACTGTATTCTGAAAGACACAATATCGTTatgttaggaaaaatatttgacttCACTCTTGATTATACTGTTTAAACCTAATGTATTGCATTTAAGTTTTCCAAATGATTCCTCAGTAACCAGTGCAAAGAGTTTAACAATAGTCACATTCAGCATTTGTCCTGCATTAATGATTAACCAAATAGGCTTGTAAGTAAAGCTTCTaatagaaaatactttcaaatttctggcttttaaatttttttttgataaGCAGAATACAAAGTCAAACTTAGTTCACCAGAACCCTCATTCATCAACACATTTTAATGGTCAGCATCAAATAATACTGCAAAAGGTACTTTAACAATACTGTTTATATTAGATATGTTTATTAttagatatattttatattacatGTTCATCCACTTTCAAAAATGGGTTTTCCTACTCCCTTTCTGCACAGTGCAGAACTTTTTGTTTTGGCTGATGAAGAAAACAGCCTCTCTACTAGACTTAATTCAGGTAACGGAAGAAGGGAAGCAACTTACTTCTGACTGAGGAATTACATTACACTTTGGAAGAAATAAAGACCAGTGAAAACACTGTTCAAAGATGCATGTCTAAGAGAtgcttcagaataaaaataatcctgCAGGATCTTTAGATCTCATCAGTAGGGCACCATGCAATTCTAAGAACCTGATGAACTGGCTAAATCACGCCACTACGTGACAAGAAGTATGAGTCACATCCCCTCATGCTTAAATCCCACAGAAGATTCTTACCTTTGCAGGTCCCTCTCTCATCTTCTTCATTTGATCCTTATACTTCACTAGTTCTGCATCAAGCCTAGCAATTTTCTTGTCAATTGACTCAGCTCTGCTATCCACCTTTAATACATaatggggaaaacaaacaaacaaaacattcattAAGGTTTTATTCAGGTATTGGACAATAGAAAGAACAGCCTCAGTTTTATTATACTTCTAACTGAATTGTTTCTTCACTCAGTGGTTTTATAAACAGTTTGTAGAGAATCCAAACCCAGAATCAAGTGAAACACCTTCTACAAGGAGCACAAGAAACGTTCTGAGGTTGCAGGAAGCTCTGCCATTGTAACATGTTGTCATCACTTTGAGATGCTCCCTTGCACACCCACTCAAGTCAAGGTCTCTGTTCAGGAATTTCTGGTAACTTCCAGTGCCAGGGACTAAACTggaacagagaaaggaaaacctAAGTGTACCATGCTGGCAGATAGGGGGGCAATGCAAAAGGGACAGGGATGTGTTCAGCAAGGCTAGAGGTTTATTTCTGGTGAGGAGAGAACAGTAATCCTTCAGAATAATACCTGGATTACTAGTTACGTTTAAGAAGCCCAGACTTAACCATTTTTTCAAAGGTGCCTAACTTATTTGTCAGAGAGACACTTTCCCCATCACCTCCCGCAAAAGGCGTCAGGACACAGCAGTTCCGCCTGGTAGCTACTCTGAATTCTTACTGCACTTTTGCTTCAAATCCCAATAGTAGCTGCATAGCTCAGTAAAAGACCTCCAGCAGTCAAGCCCAACAGCCCTGCTGCAAAGCGTATCACAGAGCTGTCATCATGGAAGTATTTTAACCCTTCTGCATAAGAGGGTTAAAAGTGATAATTACATGACCCAGCATGGGTATAGATCATTCTAACAGCATAGACAAATTcataaaaaagataaagaaagcCTCCTTAATGTGAACCAACTATCACAGCATTTCTCtggaaacaacaaaataaagctTATTAACTTCTCATTCCAAGGAGCCTCTCTAGGGATTAGAATATACTGACATTCCAATTACAGCGTGAGGCCAATCAGTGCAAATTTACAATTTTGACTTGCTAATTGTGTGGCTAAACATGTATAATTATGCAGATTTTCATTTTGGTGTCTCAGTGATCCTTTTGAATCTCTGCTCCAGGACACCAACATGCATTCGCCAGAGGCATCCTGAGCAGAACATTTGATATGAACACTCCACACAAGACATTAAAGTGCCTGGGCACAGCTGGCATTGACAAAATTGTATTAAGCTTTCTATGatgccaaatattttactaacagcaagaaaaagagatatttgCGATTGCAAAGCTCTTGCAGGCTCAAAGTGTAGCACCTCCTCAAGATCTTCATCAGCTAAATGTATCTCTGAGGTCAGCCTCCCTCACAGGGGAAACCCAGTTATTTGGTTTATTTATATGATTCTTTTAGTCAGTACTAgcagaaaacagagacagaTCCTCCCACCTCGATTAACTACGTAAAAATTGCACACACACGTTACACAGGACAttacacagcttttaaaaatgagaacgGACAGAAGAGGGGACAACGGATCTAATTTATCCAAAAGAAAACTAGACTGTGTATCAGGacttgaagagctgctttcTATTATTGACAAATAAGCCATGCTGAGGTATGTTTCATTGCTAAAGAAGGGCCCCAGtctaaacaaaagaaagtgaTTGTGGTATCCCAAATCGCTATTAAGCAAAATCacaatttatttcaattaaaaaaagaacatcacGTACAAGACTGAGTTTTAACACTGTTGTCACCACTATTAGTCTTTTGTTCCTATGTTTCCTACTTACTACTCTGAAAAAACGTAAATTTGGAATGTTTTTTCAAAGAAGACAAAGTAAAAACAATACCAATGCCACAGATCCTTCCTCCTACCAGCCTCATGACAGCTTTGAGTCATCTGACTGTGCTCAGCCAgcaaggataaaaaaaatctgccactTAGTGCAATGTCGAGGCAAGCACAGCAGGCGGGCAAGACAGCGAGCAGAAACTGCAAGGGAGAATGGGAACATACCAGTGGAGAATAAGTGACAGAAGGGCATCACACAGCCAGCCGGAAAACTCGATAGTAACCAGCCATCGAAGAAAAGTAGGGAGAACTGTTCCCTGGGCTTTAGTA belongs to Haliaeetus albicilla chromosome 3, bHalAlb1.1, whole genome shotgun sequence and includes:
- the BAG1 gene encoding BAG family molecular chaperone regulator 1, translating into MAAPGAPVTVTVTYSNEKHSIQVASQQEDGEPTLQDMAVLIEQVTGVPVPFQKLIYKGRSLKDLEQPLSALGVKNGCKVMLIGKRNSPEEEAELKKLKDLEKSVEQIANKLEEVNKEFTSIQKGFLAKDLQAEALKQLDKRIKGTAEQFMKILEQVDAINLPENFSDCKLKKKGLVKRVQVFLAQCDTIEGNIGQEMDKLQSKNLALAE
- the CHMP5 gene encoding charged multivesicular body protein 5: MNRFFGKAKPKAPPPSLTDCIGTVDSRAESIDKKIARLDAELVKYKDQMKKMREGPAKNTVKQKALRVLKQKRMYEQQRDNLSQQSFNMEQANYTIQALKDTKTTVDAMKLGVKEMKKAYKQVKIDQIEDIQDQLEDMMEEANEVQEALSRSYGTPEIDEDDLEAELDALGDELLADEDNSYLDEAASAPAIPDVTPTDTKNKDGVLVDEFGLPKIPAT